tttttgtaaactATACTAAGTGTAAACCAAACTAAAAGACAAAAAGAGAGATTaatctttaaagtttaaacataaacaataatatattataatcgGGTCAAAATACCCTTTTGGAAAAGTTCAAGCGAATATAAAAGATTTAAAGAATATGACCAACAATTTTAGCCAATATACGTGGAAAAGAAATTGTTATTTAGGTGGGTctcattactttttttttatttttcttctatacttctcttctatttttcctCTTTAGCTAATTTTCTTCCTACTTCGCCTCGAAAAAACAAAGTTTAAGACCCATTgcttataaaaaaagaaaaacaaaaaacgaAGTGATGATCCCATTTATTCATCTAAGAATCAGTAATATTATCATATCATTCTAACAAGCAAAGTCTTGCAAAAATTTTAATCGATAATAATTTTCTTCAAAATAATTTGTTTCATTAGTGAGAAAATGTGATAGCAGACAACTTTTTTTTCAGTACCACGAGATTTCAATAAAGTATTTGTTTGGATGTTATTAAAttggtaaaaaattatttttttaaataaaaaaaaatattttttagtgtgtttgacaaatttctaatagtaaaagtaaaaatattaaaaaaataaagaaaacatcttttttaagaagttacaatttacatcttttttttaaaatatttttttcttaaaaaaaagaaatattttttacataataaataaataaaaagtatttttatcttattttactcaaacataattgataaataaaaaaatatttatatgagatatccaaacataaaattactttaatttttgtaaaatattttttaaaaaattatcattaaaaaaatatctttttcaaaaataacatCCAAACAAGccaaaaaatactattttggATCTTTGATATTTAACTCCATAAAATTGATTAGTCTATTTATTAATGATCTCTCTTGAATTAAAGGAATATGTCTATGTAGTACgttaataagaataattattGTTCGTTAAAGCGTCACTtcaaattgatattttttttttatcaggagattttgttgttttttagaaTAATTGTTAGAggtcatttaaatttttctattttttattttctttttttatatacattgaGTAAATTTATTGTGTAAAAATTGAGAAATATtagtgattttaatttttttacattgaaTGGAgattatacatattaataaaaataatattgttaattattatcaatttttatctatttattaattgctactaattattttaaaatgttaaaatttaaatctttgatGTTATATCTATGTAAATAGTTGATATAaatattttcactttttgtatttattttagataaaatattgtattaattttttattatttattataaaatagaatATGCACTTCTTATGATAATAATGAGTTTATATGAATTAtgatgattaatttaaattgagtACACCTTAAACTTAATATAATTCTAGTAATATAAtatcttaataattttttcaaacaacaatgaaaagattaaaaaaattatatcatctattaattattataagttaaaaaattaaaaattattaatattttttagtttttatataataaatttagccaatatatataaaaaaataaaaaaataaagaaaaaattctcaataatttaaacaattatttctaaaaaataacaagaccttcaataaaaaatttattaatcctAATTAGTATTTAACGaacaaatcatcaatttaacgtgtcatataaaattttttgataacccaaaaaaatattaataaaaaaactaataattctcacaaaaatagaaatcaataacaaaaaaattattgaaataattaTCAAAGattgtttatgttttttttcttaatttttagaTACGGGAGTTTTTGCAATTTTGTAAGTTGTTGAATTTCTAAAaggcagaaaagtaaataattaaatgttTATGTTAAATACGAAATAAAATAGCAATTAAATAATGCATCATAACCAGAAAATGCAACTTGCAGAACGTAGCTTGTTATTTGACATTTGCTATTCAGACATTATTGGTTGAccatagttaaaaaaaattgtgctaTTAATTTAATGtagcttgaaaaaaaaaaaaattcaaaaccagtTATGATGGCTGTTCAGTGTCCAATCTGatctttcatatgagcataCACGAAGCTCCACAAATNNNNNNNNNNNNNNNNNNNNNNNNNNNNNNNNNNNNNNNNGCCAACCACGGTGATCGATTTTCACGAGCAGTTGTTTTCTATATTCTAAGTTTCTAACCATGAAAGTGAAAATAAACATTTGTATTTGTTCAGTAAGGATGAGTTAGGCACCTTAGGAATAGCTACTGCCgcgttttttttccaatttttaaagaagaaaattaattCAAGTTCAGCTGCTTAAGGATAACTGTGAATTTCTGATACCTTAAAtagttaaattcaaatttggtcgcactttctttttccttcctattataatattgattaaaataaaaatattaaaacattactaatttttatcaatattaattaatatttttaattaatattttatttttaaactagtAAGAGTTAAAATTTagcatttaaaatttataatttaatacttaaaaaaagggtaaaaaacGTGATTAAGCTATGGGAGTGGAAAATTTACGGAAATCAGCCAAACTGAATTCCTAGACACCTTTCAACCAGCagcaaattattatataattcaaATTGACTCGTTTCGAATTAAACTCCAATGTAGTTCGAGTTATATTAATTCGAATTACAACCATGGATGACTACCAAATAGTTCGAAACAACTTGTTTCGAATTAGGTTAGAGTAATTCGAATTAtattaattcgaattactaagATAGGTTGAATGTCCACATAATTCGAAACGTATTGCTTCGAATTAGTAAGGAGATGTAATTCGAATTCATTTGATttgaattatgtatatatagtgCGAATgtagttgattcgaattacaatgAACCGGAGCTCTATATATATGCTGTGAACTAACGTTGCTCTCAACAAAGAGGTGAGATGACTAGTGAGGATAGTTTTCTAGTGCTGGTACATCACAGAGGGTCGATTAAGAGGAAAACTCGGTCTGGCGTGAAGTTCACTGATAAGGATCTCCTATGTATTATCGTGAGGCCAACAACCACCTACGATGCTCTCGTTAGCTCTGTGTTGGAGAAGCTTGGTCTGGAAGGAGTTAAACGGGTTAAGAAGTTTTTCTATCGCATCCCAATCACGGTGCTCCATGATACCGTGAAGTACGATTGTTTCACGATCGGGAGTGATGAGGACTTACAAGTTATGTTTCTTTGTCGCAGGCAGTTTCCCGAGGTAAGGACACCAGAGTTGTTGGCAAAGTTGGTTGATATGGTATCTAGCTCGGGTGGTTCGAACCGGAATGCCAATACTATAGCCACGGTTGTCGGCTCGAGCTCGAGACCTGCGGTTGCTTCATCCTCCGTTCCTGTGTATGAGCCACCGATGCAGCCTGTTGCCTCCCCATCGTTTGCCGTTGATCTGAGCGGCAATGTTGGAGACGAGGTTCGATATGGGAAACATCTTCCCACCGAAGTGCAGTGTCCCACACCGGCTGGTGTTGGTGAGGGTTTCTTTGATGATCCAGATGACGATGATGTCGAGCCGGATATGATCGCTGATGACAACGGCGATGATCTTGGAACTACTGATCCGAGAAGGGCTACAGGTGGATCTAGTTCTGGCACACAGCAGTACACACCCCATTTTTCATCGTTGGACCTGGATGCCATGAGGCATGATGAAAATCCTTTGCAGGCCTCTGGATTTGGCGCTAGAGATATGGAAGGGTCTGCCGGTATGACGGGGTTCCAGGTTGGCCAACAATTTCAGGATAAGGATGAGGCGCTCTTGAGTGTGAAGACTTACAGCATCCGCCGAGGGGTCCAGTACAAGGTCGTTGAGTCTGACTACCGCAGGTATATGGGAAAGTGTTCTGAGTTTgggaatgggtgcacatggttgattcggTTGAGTCTCCGACAGCGGAAGGGCATCTGGAAAGTGAAGCGGTACAACGGACCGCATACCTGTCTtgccacctccatctccagcGATCATAGGAGTCTGGACTACCATGTGATAGCGACATTCATTATGCCGATGGTTAGGGCAGATGCCGCAGTCAACATCAAGGTGCTTCAAAATGCCACGGCCGCATACTTTGGGTTCAGGCCTACGTACAGGAGGGTATGGATGGCGAAGCAGAAGGCCGTTGCCGTCATCTATGGGGACTGGGATGAGTCGTACAATGAGCTCCCTCGGTGGGTGTTAGGAGTTCAGCTGACGATGCCTGGCACTGTAGCAATACTCAGGACTTGCCCTATTCGAGCTGGGGGACAGCATGACGAGTCTCAGGCTTATTTTCATAGGCTGTTCTGGACTTTCCTCCCTTGTATCGAGGCATTCCGTCATTGTAAACCGTTGGTGAGTATTGACGGCACCCATCTATATGGCAAGTATGGGGGAACGTTGCTAGTCGCGATTGCACAGGACGGAAACTCCAACATACTCCCCGTGGCATTTGCATTAGTTGAGGGTGAGAATGCTGAGTCATGGtctttctttctctcccacCTCCGTGAGCACGTGACACCTCAGATAGGCATAACGGCATCAAGGCAGCGCTCGAGGCTCCCGATGGGGGATGGCTACCTCTGACTGCGTACCGGGCGTTCTGCATTCGACACGTTGCAGCGAATTTTGCCCTAACCTTCAAGGAAAAATATGCCCGGAGGCTTCTTGTTAACGCCGCATATGCGAAGACCGAAGTGGAGTTCGACTACTGGTTTGACATTCTGCACTCTGAGAATCCGGCAATGTGTGACTGGGCGAACCGAATTGAGTATTCGTTGTGGACACAGTACTGTGATGAGGGTCGGAGATTCGGTCACATGACGACCAATATTTCTGAGTGCGTCAATTCAATCCTGAAGGGGGTAAGGAACCTCCCTGTTTGCTCGCTGGTGAAGGCCACATACGGAAGGCTAGCTGAGCTATTTCTCCGTAAGGGGAGGGAGGCCGAGGCTCAGATGGGTACCGGACAACAATTCAGTCAATACCTAGTAAAGTGTATCGAGGCGAACCTGAAGACAGCCAGGTGCTACCCGGTGACTGTTTATGACAGGGATAACTTGGAGTACACGGTGGCAGAGACGACTCCGACAGGTTCATTCTCACTTGGTACGTACAGGGTCTCATTAGGGTCTCAGACTTGTGATTGTGGATACTTCCAAGCACTTCATTTCCCGTGTCCTCACGCACTGGCATGCTGTGCTTACTCACGTCTTACTTGGCAGCCTTACGTCCACCAGGTCTATCGCCTTAGTTCCGTTTTCGGTGTCTATCAGATGGGATTTACACCTCCCATTCCGGAGGGTTTCTGGCCACCTTATGCCGGACCTACCGTTATACCGGATCCGAACATGAGGCGTGCGAAGGAGGGTCGTCCAAGGTCCACCCGCATTCGCACCAACATGGATGATGCAGATCCGAACCGGCCAAAGAGATGTGGCCTCTGCAGGCAGACAGGACACACTCGTCGGAGTTGTCCGCAAGCCGGACGACCCACCGGGACAGCTGGGAATTAAGTGGAGCGTTGGTTTGTgtgttttcatttcttttagtATCAGCACATGTATTTTATTTCAGTTAGCAACCATTGTTCTACGTGGAAGTAAGTTGTATTTTATAAGTGATGAAAGTTGTAATTCGTACcacatatgtatcttgaatatCTTTCTATTTATGGAGTTAAGTTACTTAAACAAACTACACCATCTGATTGGATGACTGATAATACATAACATAACATCAAAGTAACTGCTGGATGAATAAATACATTAAGGAAACCATATATAATACTGATCACCAAAAAAGAAGGTACATAATATAAACATAACAACACGACATACAGGACTATCCCTAAATCATCTAAAGAGGTGCGAACCCGTGCCACAACGGCGTGGAACCCGTGTCCTGTAACCTCTCCGTATAAGTGGCTCCTCATCCTCAATCGAGTCGTCGTCGTCCTCCGGAACTGGCTGTGCCGGGGTCCTGGGCGGGACATGCATGGGTCTGGATGATGACGGGCCGGCAACTGAATGTGACCCCAGAGTCTGGGCCGATGCTGGCGTCCCACCCAGGGCAAAAGTATGAGCAGGAGGAACCGTGGCAGGCTCGTTCAGATCTACATCTAAAGGTCCCTGTGTCGCTGTCGTGTGAACCCGTCCTCGTGCAGCCTCATCCTCCTGCATGATGGTCTGGATATCCTCAAGGAAATGCGGTCCACCGAACTTGGCGACAATGCCATAACTAGCAAGGAAGTCTGGAAACATGGAGCCCGGACTCACCCATTGAGTACTCTCCTGAAGGGTCTGATCGTCACCGAGAACACCGACGAAATAATCTCCAAGTGGTCCACCCCTAAGCCCAACGTCAGTGTGACTCGTGGGATCTCCCATGCCAGATCCATACCACTCACCATCATGCCCCCCTGATGGGGCCTATCAACCCCCACTGCATCACCTCCTCCAGCTACATCCCCCCAGCCTGATGGGCACCCTCTCTAGCAGCAGCCCCCCTCCTCCTGCCTCCACGACCACGTCGTCTCCCGCCACCCCTAACTGCATCCTCGACATCATCCATAGCATGATAAACCCAATTCCACTCACGCTGGCTACGACGTGTCCCGACCCGTGCTCTCCTCTCAGTACGACGTCTGTCAGGAACATCGTCGACTCGGGCCATATCTGGAACTCGGCCTGCACCCCTCTGCGTCACCTCATCCGGAATAGGAATACCTTTTGGATCCCCCAATAACATTTCTGGCGACAGGAACCTCTTTCCGTGCTGATGCCACCATGTCAAGAAATCATGCGAGGGACCGGGGTCGGGCACGATGTCGAACTGTAAAATGTGCTCCGCACGCTCCTGCCAGTGAAGATGCCAGTCAGCTAAGTGCGCCGGGAACCAACGGTCACCTCCTCTCCCGTCCTTCGACATCAAGAAGTCGATGTTTAGGGCGGGACACGGGGGGGCTGAACGCCGCCAAACTGCGGTAAAACTCTATCAACCTGATGCCACTCGACCACCGCAAAATAAATCAAGGACGTCACACACCGCCATAACATCGTATGCCGCGGCTCCAAGACCTCCGGATGGACAACCTGGATAACGTTGAGTGCGCTATACGGCATCCATATGAACTGAAAAAAACAATCAATAACAATTTAACACTTCTGTTAGACAATATAAACTGAAACAACGACTGGAGCTACATATGGTTTCAGCGTACTTACATCCCAGGCTGTAACAAGTCGATCTTCAGGTGAGCCATCTGTACCCGAGGTCCCTTATTGCTAATCCCAGGATTGTAACCAGACCATCTGCAAAAGAGGTTAAACATTCTACTGCATTCATCACTC
This portion of the Arachis duranensis cultivar V14167 chromosome 6, aradu.V14167.gnm2.J7QH, whole genome shotgun sequence genome encodes:
- the LOC107492414 gene encoding uncharacterized protein LOC107492414, encoding MTSEDSFLVLVHHRGSIKRKTRSGVKFTDKDLLCIIVRPTTTYDALVSSVLEKLGLEGVKRVKKFFYRIPITVLHDTVKYDCFTIGSDEDLQVMFLCRRQFPEVRTPELLAKLVDMVSSSGGSNRNANTIATVVGSSSRPAVASSSVPVYEPPMQPVASPSFAVDLSGNVGDEVRYGKHLPTEVQCPTPAGVGEGFFDDPDDDDVEPDMIADDNGDDLGTTDPRRATGGSSSGTQQYTPHFSSLDLDAMRHDENPLQASGFGARDMEGSAGMTGFQVGQQFQDKDEALLSVKTYSIRRGVQYKVVESDYRRYMGKCSEFGNGCTWLIRLSLRQRKGIWKVKRYNGPHTCLATSISSDHRSLDYHVIATFIMPMVRADAAVNIKVLQNATAAYFGFRPTYRRVWMAKQKAVAVIYGDWDESYNELPRWVLGVQLTMPGTVAILRTCPIRAGGQHDESQAYFHRLFWTFLPCIEAFRHCKPLVSIDGTHLYGKYGGTLLVAIAQDGNSNILPVAFALVEGENAESWSFFLSHLREHVTPQIGITASRQRSRLPMGDGYL